Proteins encoded within one genomic window of Cyprinus carpio isolate SPL01 chromosome A15, ASM1834038v1, whole genome shotgun sequence:
- the LOC109053320 gene encoding BICD family-like cargo adapter 1 yields MVGAVGPPCRPSFRENWLSQLAEAWREVDRVRSQAQELQSQVEELQEEVALQEKSHNDSFLLSELENNLDVADWSLDKEQVCQELHYILDLLQPVAYRSEADQDSDDSLQGMLGQLKHAAQWRSETLQEKRKSIVGSVSDPCKNATRIQELQDQNERLVAESTELKLRAERLVEQEVVQQAVK; encoded by the exons ATGGTTGGAGCTGTCGGACCTCCGTGCAGACCATCGTTCAGAGAAAACTGGCTTTCA CAGCTGGCAGAGGCCTGGCGGGAAGTGGATAGGGTTCGTTCTCAGGCTCAAGAGCTGCAGTCTCAGGTCGAGGAGCTGCAGGAGgaagtggccctccaggagaagAGTCACAACGACTCATTTTTACTGTCTGAGCTTGAAAACAATCTAGACGTGGCAGACTGGAGCCTGGACAAAGAGCAG GTCTGTCAGGAGCTGCACTACATCCTGGACCTGCTTCAGCCTGTGGCCTACAGATCAGAGGCTGATCAGGACTCAGATGACAGCCTGCAGGGCATGCTGGGACAACTGAAGCACGCAGCTCAGTGGAGGAGTGAGACACTACAG GAGAAGAGGAAGTCCATTGTGGGATCGGTGAGCGATCCGTGTAAGAATGCCACCCGGATACAGGAGCTGCAGGATCAG AATGAGCGTCTCGTAGCAGAAAGCACCGAGCTCAAGCTGCGAGCTGAGAGACTTGTGGAGCAGGAAGTAGTTCAGCAGGCCGTAAAGTAA